CAGCAGCGGCTCACGCGCGATCAGCCTCAGCCCATCCAGCACGCCCCCGCCCATCGGCGTCTCCCCCGACACCAACTGCTGCTCCCGCTCGCGCGCCACCGCCCACAGGCGCAGCCGCCAGATGCAGAACAGGCAGATGCACAGGAACCCCGCCGACACCAGCATCAGGTTCGCGATCCCCACCCGCTGCACCAGCGTCGACGTCAGCGTCGGCCCCAGGAATGCCCCGATCGTCCCCGCCGCCCCGATGTACCCGTAGAACGCCCGCGCCTGCACGTTCGAGAACACGTCCGCCATGAAGCTCCAGAACACCGCCACCGCGAACAGGTTGAACACCGCCGCCCAGAAGAAGAACAGCATCCCCCGCCCCGGCACCCCGCTGTCGAACAGCACGTAGAACCCCAGCAGCGTCGCAATGAAGAACCCGTACACCAGCGGCAGGAACACCCGGCGCGGATAACGGCTCACCAGCGCCCCGTACAGCGGCTGCAGGATCACCATGATCACGAACACCCCCGTGAACAGCACCTGCAGCACGAAGTCCTGCAGCGCGATCCCGCGCCCCGCGAACCACCCGATCAACGCCGGCGGGAACACCGCCTGCAGGTCCGCCGACGCCGCCATCGCCTCCCGCACCGGGCGCAGCACGTAATACCCGCTGAGCAGGCAGAAGAAGTACACGCACGCCCACAGCAGCGGCGGCGACTGGCGCAGCGCCGCGCGCAGGCCGGTCGGCGCGGTCGAAGGTACGGCGGTCATGGCGCGTGCGCATTCCGGGCGATAAAGCGCGCACGGTAAACGATGCACCGCAACATCGCCAGTGGTGCCTTATGCTGGCCCGATCACCGTTGGGGAGCGGGCATGTACGACTACATCATCATCGGCGCCGGATCGGCCGGCTGCGTCCTGGCCAACCGGCTCAGCGCCGACCCGCACTGTCGCGTCCTGCTGCTCGAAGCCGGCCCGCGCGACCGCAACCCCTTCATCCACATGCCCGCCGGCCTCGCCCGCCTGGTCAACAACCGCAGCATCAACTGGAACCTGTACACCGAACCACAGCCCGCCCTCGACGGGCGCCGCCTGTGGTGGCCGCGCGGCAAGGTGCTCGGCGGCTCCAGCGCCATCAACGCCATGTGCTACGTGCGCGGCGTGCCCGCCGACT
This portion of the Stenotrophomonas aracearum genome encodes:
- a CDS encoding NTP/NDP exchange transporter, which gives rise to MTAVPSTAPTGLRAALRQSPPLLWACVYFFCLLSGYYVLRPVREAMAASADLQAVFPPALIGWFAGRGIALQDFVLQVLFTGVFVIMVILQPLYGALVSRYPRRVFLPLVYGFFIATLLGFYVLFDSGVPGRGMLFFFWAAVFNLFAVAVFWSFMADVFSNVQARAFYGYIGAAGTIGAFLGPTLTSTLVQRVGIANLMLVSAGFLCICLFCIWRLRLWAVAREREQQLVSGETPMGGGVLDGLRLIAREPLLRWLAVMVVFGVGIGTLLYNEQASIVRRLYTDAAASTAFYSRIDLAINALTLVLQLGVTRWLLSRFGIAPALLIPGFAIIAGFSVLAASPLPVMVAIVQVLTRASEFSLAKPARETIFTRVDRQWRYKAGAAIDTVVYRAGDLTFAWVHKGLSVFGSSAVFAGGLVVAGIMTTAAFGLLREEKKLPAERPE